Below is a genomic region from Flavobacterium ginsengisoli.
TTAAAAATAACTTTCTAAACCGTGCAATTGCTGCAGCTGCCGGAATTTATGGAAACACTAAAGAGGAAGCTGTTTATACTGGAAGTAACGTTGATAAAAACAATCAGCAACTTTTAGGAAACAATAAATATGCATTAAAATTTACTAAAGATCAGTTACCTGAAGCCAAATACTTTTGGAGCATCACGATGTACAATCTTCCTAAACGTTTTCTAATTCCAAACCCAATTAACAGATATTCAATTGGCAATAAAACCAAAGGTTTAAAATATGAGTCAAACGGAGATTTAGTTATTTATCTGCAAAGCACTTCTCCTGGAAAAGACAAAGAAAGCAACTGGCTTCCGACACCTAAAGATGAAAAATTCATGTTTGTGATGAGAATTTACGGTCCGCAGCCAGACGTTATTAATAACATTTGGAAAATGCCTCTTCCAGAAATTGTAAAATGAAAAACATTGCTCCAGAAATAAAATCATAACCATTTTTCTAATTTTAATTTCAAATAATATGAAAAATTACAAATTATTATCAGGTCTATTTTTAGTTGCTATATCGTTACTGACTTCTTCCTGCAAACAGAATAACGGCAAATCAGAAACAGATTCCTCTACATTAAAAGATTCTACTGCTGTGACTTCTGATTCGGTCGCACAAAAAAATAGTGTTCCAGTTACTGCCGCAAATTTTAACCGCGCAGAAACAGATCTTTACTTTACGACTTCGGTTAAAGATGCTGGTGGTATTGGTAATATACATCATTATAGAACTTTAATGCCAATTGACAAACAAGCTGTAATTCGTGCTAACCGAGATGTACTGTATTCTTCTGGAGTTTATGATCTCGATGCTGGACCAATAACTGTTACACTGCCAGATCCTGGAAAACGTTTTATGTCTATGCAGACTATCGACGAAGATCAATATTCTGAAACGTATTACGCTCCCGGAACTTTTACCTTCACAAAGGAAAAAATCGGGACACGTTATTTGATGTTAGGAATAAGAACTTTTATTGATCCTAACGATCCGAATGATTTACCGAAAGTTACAGCATTGCAAGATGCAATTAAAATTAGCCAAAAAGATAAAGGAACTTTTTCGGTTCCAAATTGGGACCTTGTGAGTCAAAAGAAAGTTAGAGATTCTTTAATTGGCGTTTCTAAAAAATTAACTGATACAAAAGGAATGTTTGGCTTAAAAGGTAAAATTGATGAAACACGCCATTTATTAGGAAGCGCAACAGGATGGGGCGGAAATCCAGAAAAAGATGCACTTTATCTTTCTGTTTATCCTAAAAAAAATGATGGAAAAACGGTCTATAAACTTAAAGTTAAAAATGTTCCTGTTGATGGATTTTGGTCTATAAGTGTATACAATAAAGAAGGTTATTTTGAGAAAAACGATCTCAATATGTATACCTTAAATAATATTACAGCAAAAAAAGATGCTGACGGATCGATCACTATTCAATTTGGAGGTTGTGACGGAAAAACACCAAATTGTATTCCGGTTACTGCAGGTTGGAATTATTGGGTTAGACTTTATCGTCCGCACAAAGAAATACTTAATGGCACATGGAAATTTCCTGAAGCTGTTGAAGTTAAATAAATAGTATTATAAATAAAATTAAGGCTTCAGAGAAATCTGGAGCTTTTTTATTTAAATTAATTTGTTAAAAATTTCATCATCTAAAAACTATATCGTAATATTGCAATATTAATATAATCTAATATGGGAGCAACTAAGACTGAACATTTTACAGACGCACAAAATCAAATTGCTACAATTGCCAAAGCACTAGGGCATCCTGCAAGAATTGCTATAATCGAATATTTACTAAAAGTGAATGAATGTATTTGTGGCGATATTGTAAACGAACTGCCTCTTGCCCAGCCTACAGTTTCTCAGCATTTAAAAGAATTAAAAAATGCTGGCATTATAAAAGGAAATATTTCTGGAAATGCTATTTGCTATTGTATTGACGAAAAAACAATCGACATTTTAAACTCCTATTTTTTAAACATCACACAAACTATCTCAAAATCAAAATGTTGCTAAAACATTTTTTTTGACCAAGTATATCGCAATATTGCAATTAACAAATAAATAAAAACAAGATGAAATTATCAGAAGTAAAACAGATTTTGCCAACATTAGATAATGTGGAATTTCAATTAGAAAACGGAACTTTTGTACCAGAACATTTTCATGTAACAGAAGTTGGAGTAGTTACCAAAAATTTTATTGATTGCGGCGGAGTAATCAGAAATGAAAAAGCAGTAAACTTTCAGCTTTGGGATGCCAACGATTTTGAACATCGTTTAAAACCTAATAAACTATTGAACATCATTCAGCTGTCTGAAGATAAACTAAACATCGAAGACTTAGAAATTGAAGTGGAATATCAAAGCAATACAATTGGCAAATATGATTTAGAGTTTAATGGAAAAACGTTTATTCTAAAAAATAAAACAACGGCTTGTTTGGCACAAGATGCTTGCGGAATTCCAACAGAAAAACAGAAGATCAATCTTACTCAATTAACTAATGACTCTGCTTCTTGCTGTACTCCAAATTCAGGATGTCGCTAAAAAATGAAAGAACTAATCTTTAAATACAAAAAACCAATTGTAATAACCTCATCTGTTATTTTACTACAGTTCATTTTTGGTTTTGAACCCAAATTCTGTATTATAAATATCATCTGGTTACTTGTTTAATTATGAAAAAGAAAATATTAATACTTTGCACCGGCAATAGCTGTAGAAGTCAGATTGCCGAAGGCTACATGAAGCTTTTTGCTGGAAATAAAGCTGAGGTTTACAGCGCTGGTGTAGAAACTCATGGCGTTAATCCAAAAGCTATTTTGATAATGAAAGAGGACGGAATAGACATTTCAAATCACACATCAAATCATATTGATGAATATGTTCATATCGATTTTGATTTTGTGATTACGGTCTGTGATAATGCTAAAGAGCGATGTCCGTTTTTCCCAACAAAGGCAATCAAATTTCATTATAATTTTCCAGATCCAGCAAAAGCGACTGGAACGGATTCTGAAATCATGGAACAGTTTAGAACTGTGCGAGAACAGATAAAAGAGTATTGCAGAAATTTTGTTGCAGAAAATTTAAATTAACATTATTTTATATTCCGTTAGGAATATCTCGTCGGTAGAAAAAAAATATATCGTTTTGCATTGTGTCCTGTAGGGACACCTGATTTGTGAAAATTTTACCAACGAGACGTTCCTACGGAACGTGTAATCGTGATCTAAATTTCGTTTCTACCGATGAGACATTCCTACGGAATGAGTTGCTCCAGATTTCTTTGTTTTTTTATTCAACCTCAGCATAAGATTGTTTAATCTGCATTTCATTAATTATATCTAACAATTCCATTTCATCAGTTGGAAATAATTGAAGCGCTTGTTCTAAAACCAATCCAACATCTATAGACAGCTTTTGTCCATTATCTTGTTCTAATGCCAAAATACACAGTTTTAGCATATTTGTTATTACACAGCCTAATTCGGAGTAATTTAAAACCTTGAGTTCTGCATAGTAACCTTTATTAGCTGATTTTAAAATATTTAAATATTGAGCCGATTGTTTTTTTAGGTACTCTATTTCTGCCACTTTCATTCTTTGAATTTTATATCATTTTCAATAATTCAAATGTCATAATATATTTTCACTAATCGGTTATCTTATATGATAACAATGCTTAATATTCCGTTAGGAATATCTCGTCGGTAGAAAAAAAATAATATCGTTTTACATTGTGTCCTGTAGGGACACCAGATTTGCGAAAATTTTACCAATCAAACGTTCCTACGGAACGTGTAATCGTGATTTAAATTTCGTTTCTACTACCGATGAGACGTTCCTACGGAACGTATATTTCTAATTCAAATTTCGTTTCTACTGATGAAACATTCCTACGGAACGTATATTCCTGATTCAAATCTCGTTTCTACCGATGAAACATTCCTACGGAATGAATTGCTTCAAAAATCTTGTGTGTATTTTTAAACATGACTTCATTAGATATAAAAACCAAAAATGCGCAAACCCAAAAAGGACTTACGCATTTTTTCTGA
It encodes:
- a CDS encoding DUF6428 family protein, which encodes MKLSEVKQILPTLDNVEFQLENGTFVPEHFHVTEVGVVTKNFIDCGGVIRNEKAVNFQLWDANDFEHRLKPNKLLNIIQLSEDKLNIEDLEIEVEYQSNTIGKYDLEFNGKTFILKNKTTACLAQDACGIPTEKQKINLTQLTNDSASCCTPNSGCR
- a CDS encoding DUF1254 domain-containing protein, yielding MKNYKLLSGLFLVAISLLTSSCKQNNGKSETDSSTLKDSTAVTSDSVAQKNSVPVTAANFNRAETDLYFTTSVKDAGGIGNIHHYRTLMPIDKQAVIRANRDVLYSSGVYDLDAGPITVTLPDPGKRFMSMQTIDEDQYSETYYAPGTFTFTKEKIGTRYLMLGIRTFIDPNDPNDLPKVTALQDAIKISQKDKGTFSVPNWDLVSQKKVRDSLIGVSKKLTDTKGMFGLKGKIDETRHLLGSATGWGGNPEKDALYLSVYPKKNDGKTVYKLKVKNVPVDGFWSISVYNKEGYFEKNDLNMYTLNNITAKKDADGSITIQFGGCDGKTPNCIPVTAGWNYWVRLYRPHKEILNGTWKFPEAVEVK
- a CDS encoding arsenate reductase ArsC — its product is MKKKILILCTGNSCRSQIAEGYMKLFAGNKAEVYSAGVETHGVNPKAILIMKEDGIDISNHTSNHIDEYVHIDFDFVITVCDNAKERCPFFPTKAIKFHYNFPDPAKATGTDSEIMEQFRTVREQIKEYCRNFVAENLN
- a CDS encoding ArsR/SmtB family transcription factor, encoding MGATKTEHFTDAQNQIATIAKALGHPARIAIIEYLLKVNECICGDIVNELPLAQPTVSQHLKELKNAGIIKGNISGNAICYCIDEKTIDILNSYFLNITQTISKSKCC